A stretch of Anoplolepis gracilipes chromosome 12, ASM4749672v1, whole genome shotgun sequence DNA encodes these proteins:
- the LOC140672153 gene encoding small ribosomal subunit protein mS39, with protein sequence MNSLTRITRGKLYQELIIRLQSTTTPSSSSSDVHIPNRIERGPTDILKALESTISRDYTGPHYKFHDDPYLTPLSKAQIRIYALSKESGKKAAMWIREEHRDLFQHKVADPEIKAFMPPPIYTEESKVTEETLLYEISNGHVPNSILIYNLLNGEVTVPTKQALLELLCFYNQGEVTNVELLETRWFQLGEKRIKNTWISRPEIDILFKFLKEQEPAVAAAAYNTMICGFAKYFNVDKVWYMYTECQENNIPLCVNAYNSIISMVPILREGEDKARILVADIYKAMATNGIIPNIYTFNAALNVASTFRNKRVTLDFTRNIFADIKKFKLKPSLTTYYYVLLILKKLDDGAYNTFMKILESLKEETLTIQNAKDLNFFVTAMEMASKQFCDRQAGEMVNELLLSGENYKFIGDNYKENVYYREYLELILATEEFEEFFKIYSKLVPHVTISEPAVMKAILEAVQLYPAETATQYIPKLWSHMVMFGHLDREILLENILHLMSVHCKPTSDSLLNAQFAKIALTIWDHIQAQNTKRIQHITVSNAIVGNIIMLLLRGNNFDKTMEVFSTLIESQNLIIGTLTADHVHEIFELCLAQAHVPAIFRLLEYVISNDLEGSGEMAGKLQKTVPLTSTQKNILINLVGNDILELQLFDEN encoded by the exons ATGAATTCTTTAACAAGAATTACACGTgg GAAATTATATCAGGAATTAATAATACGGCTGCAATCAACAACCACACCATCATCCTCGTCTTCGGATGTTCACATTCCAAACAGAATAGAACGTGGTCCaacagatattttaaaa GCTCTTGAGAGTACAATATCCAGAGATTATACAGGAccacattataaatttcatgacGATCCTTACTTGACGCCGCTGTCAAAAGCACAGATTCGTATTTATGCTTTGTCAAAAGAGTCTGGAAAGAAAGCTGCAATGTGGATTCGCGAAGAACATCGTGACTTGTTTCAGCACAAAGTAGCAGATCCTGAAATCAAG GCATTTATGCCACCTCCCATTTATACTGAAGAGAGCAAAGTAACGgaagaaacattattatatgaaatatcaaATGGTCATGTTCCCAACTCTATTTTGATATACAATTTACTGAATGGCGAAGTGACAGTACCGACGAAGCAAGCTCTCTTAGAATTGTTATGTTTTTACAATCAAGGTGAAGTTACAAATGTCGAATTACTGGAGACTCGTTGGTTTCAGTTGGGTGAGAAAcgcataaaaaatacatgGAT AAGTCGTCCAgaaatcgatatattatttaaatttttaaaagaacaaGAACCTGCAGTAGCAGCTGCTGCGTATAACACAATGATATGTGGTTTTGCTAAATACTTCAAT GTGGATAAGGTttggtatatgtatacagaatGTCAGGAAAATAATATACCATTATGTGTTAATGCATACAATAGTATAATATCGATGGTACCAATATTAAGAGAAGGAGAGGATAAAGCAAGAATACTGGtggcagatatatataaagcaatgGCCACGAATGGGATcattccaaatatatatacgtttaacGCTGCTCTTAACGTAGCGTCTACGTTCAGAAATAAACGAGTAACTCTCGATTTTACACGCAACATATTTGCCgatatcaaaaaattcaaactaAAGCCATCGTTGACTACGTATTATTACGTGctactaattttaaaaaaattgg ATGATGGGGCCTATAACAcctttatgaaaatattggaGTCCTTGAAGGAAGAGACTCTTACCATTCAAAATGCAAAAGACTTAAATTTCTTCGTTACCGCGATGGAAATGGCTTCCAAACAGTTTTGCGATCGTCAAGCGGGCGAAATGGTCAATGAACTTCTTCTCTCTGgtgaaaattacaaattcatTGGTGACAACTACAAA GAAAATGTATACTATCGAGAGTATTTGGAATTAATTTTGGCGACGGAGGAATTTGAagagtttttcaaaatttatagcaAGCTTGTACCGCATGTGACTATATCGGAACCCGCCGTGATGAAGGCTATATTAGAAGCTGTTCAATTATATCCCGCGGAGACTGCCACACAATATATACCAAAACTTTGGTCGCACATGGTCATGTTCGGTCATCTGGACAGGGAAATTTTATTGGAGAACATATTGCACTTGATGAGCGTACATTGTAAACCCACGTCCGATTCTCTGCTGAATGCGCAATTCGCGAAAATCGCACTCACTATTTGGGATCATAtacaa GCTCAAAATACTAAAAGAATACAGCATATTACAGTGTCTAATGCAATAGTGGGCAATATCATAATGCTGCTTCTACGCGGGAATAATTTCGACAAAACGATGGAAGTTTTTTCGACGTTAATTGAATCACAAAATTTGATAATCGGTACCCTTACGGCAGATCATGTGCACGAGATATTTGAGCTGTGTTTAGCGCAAGCGCATGTGCCGGCAATTTTC AGGCTATTAGAATACGTTATCTCTAATGATTTAGAAGGATCTGGTGAAATGGCtggaaaattacaaaaaactgTGCCCCTTACATCTACTcagaaaaacatattaattaacttaGTGGGTAACGACATTCTCGAATTACAGCTCTTTGATGAGAATTAA